In Methylomonas sp. ZR1, one DNA window encodes the following:
- a CDS encoding 4Fe4S-binding leucine-rich repeat protein — MAEQDSPVTLPVADCSLCPFRGKTLLMGRCMPGDTCVFINSGRQIDRFFRVNPAYATLYLQDPFWERRAIAVRYAPLKALSALITDEDEVVRRAVAFRLPAQQLQALIDDPDREVRMTVADRIDPEHLELLADDPDYIVRLMVAKRLPPGRLFRFIKDEDLQVRKRVAERLPEVSLGLMANDRSPDVRRIVAERMAPEDAAMLLNDEDWVVRYTAALKVDPAQLAALADDPEPDVRELVRQRLHSNSTPEADHD, encoded by the coding sequence ATGGCGGAACAAGACAGCCCTGTTACTCTGCCCGTCGCCGATTGCAGCCTCTGCCCGTTCCGGGGGAAAACCCTGCTGATGGGCCGGTGCATGCCCGGCGATACCTGCGTGTTCATCAATAGCGGCCGACAAATCGACCGTTTCTTTCGGGTCAATCCGGCCTACGCCACGCTTTATTTGCAAGACCCGTTCTGGGAACGCCGGGCCATCGCCGTGCGCTACGCACCGCTAAAAGCCTTGTCGGCGCTGATCACCGACGAAGACGAAGTGGTGCGCCGCGCTGTCGCGTTTCGTCTGCCGGCCCAGCAGCTACAAGCCCTGATCGACGACCCGGACCGCGAAGTACGCATGACGGTCGCGGACCGTATCGATCCGGAACACCTGGAGTTGCTGGCTGACGACCCCGACTATATCGTGCGCTTGATGGTCGCCAAACGCCTACCACCGGGCCGCTTGTTTCGTTTCATCAAAGACGAAGACTTACAAGTACGCAAGCGCGTTGCCGAACGGCTGCCGGAAGTCAGCCTGGGGCTGATGGCTAACGACCGTTCGCCGGACGTACGGCGCATCGTCGCGGAACGCATGGCGCCGGAAGACGCAGCCATGCTGTTAAACGACGAAGATTGGGTTGTGCGCTACACAGCGGCACTAAAGGTCGATCCCGCGCAACTCGCCGCTCTCGCCGACGATCCGGAACCGGATGTCCGCGAACTGGTAAGGCAACGCTTACATTCAAACTCCACACCTGAAGCCGATCATGACTGA
- a CDS encoding GspE/PulE family protein has protein sequence MNISNSNAGDSGKSFTENFLGLLVDQGLIDAEKLKYALRVQGKLESPKPILLVLCDLGYVTHNQLVELFRNHPVKVKLGLFLVEFGYITNTDLDLALAEQRQKAGRKRLGEILVERNLISEMKMLEVLADLMGISVIDLSTAVIDQTLMTKPMLKSANKHCFLPIEKQMDGVLVAFGDPLDQNAIEMARHVLGAEIIPAVGRYSQIMRFLLNYERNTGAEKVAVGEQSAVAVANRIFEDAIRQGASDIHIEPLEHKVRVRQRIDGVMVHYRDFPVEIAQALISRIKVMAGADIAEKRRHQDGRVMFEQASSNRVIDMRASFFSTINGEKIVLRLLNRKTELLDIHEVGMAPLMLERFVQDSLDVPTGVVIITGPTGSGKTTTLYSAVDYLNAPEVSIVTAEDPVEYVIDGVAQCSINPKINLTYEETLRHIVRQDPDIIVLGEIRDKFSADTAIQAALTGHKVLTTFHTEDSIGGLLRLLNMEIEAFLISSTVVSVVAQRLLRRVCRHCAEPFKPDPALLRRLNVTPDDIAGAQFLLGKGCEKCRFTGYSGRVCVFELLSMNELVKDAILQRKTSYEIRRVSLETAGLVTLLEDGLVKAAAGATSLQEVIRNLPRFGKPRPLYELRRLLGSR, from the coding sequence ATGAACATAAGCAACAGCAACGCTGGTGATTCCGGCAAAAGCTTCACAGAAAACTTCTTGGGCCTATTGGTTGATCAGGGCCTGATCGATGCCGAAAAACTGAAATACGCCTTGCGGGTGCAAGGCAAACTGGAGTCGCCAAAGCCGATTTTGTTGGTGCTTTGCGATCTGGGTTATGTCACCCACAACCAACTGGTCGAGTTGTTTCGTAACCACCCGGTCAAAGTCAAGTTAGGCCTGTTCCTGGTGGAGTTCGGGTATATCACCAACACCGACCTGGATTTGGCGCTGGCCGAGCAACGGCAAAAAGCAGGACGCAAACGCCTGGGCGAAATTCTGGTGGAACGTAATCTGATATCGGAAATGAAAATGCTCGAGGTTTTGGCGGACCTGATGGGCATTTCGGTTATCGATTTAAGTACTGCCGTGATCGATCAGACGCTGATGACCAAGCCGATGTTGAAGTCCGCCAACAAGCATTGTTTTTTGCCTATCGAAAAACAAATGGACGGCGTATTGGTGGCTTTCGGCGACCCGCTGGATCAAAACGCCATCGAGATGGCCCGGCACGTCTTGGGCGCCGAGATCATTCCGGCGGTGGGGCGGTATTCGCAGATCATGCGTTTTCTGCTCAATTACGAGCGTAATACCGGCGCCGAAAAAGTAGCCGTCGGCGAGCAGTCGGCCGTCGCGGTTGCCAACCGGATCTTTGAAGACGCGATACGCCAGGGAGCCAGCGATATACATATCGAACCGCTGGAGCATAAGGTCCGGGTGCGGCAACGGATCGACGGCGTAATGGTGCACTACCGGGACTTTCCGGTTGAAATTGCCCAGGCCTTGATTAGTAGGATTAAAGTGATGGCCGGCGCCGATATTGCCGAAAAGCGCCGACATCAAGACGGTCGGGTCATGTTCGAACAGGCCAGCAGCAATCGCGTGATCGACATGCGCGCTTCGTTTTTCAGTACCATCAACGGCGAAAAAATCGTCTTGCGGCTATTGAACCGCAAGACAGAATTGCTGGACATACACGAAGTGGGCATGGCGCCCTTGATGCTGGAACGCTTTGTTCAAGATTCGCTGGACGTGCCGACCGGCGTTGTCATTATCACCGGACCGACCGGTTCGGGTAAAACCACGACGCTGTATAGCGCAGTGGATTACCTGAACGCTCCGGAAGTCAGCATCGTTACCGCCGAAGACCCGGTCGAATACGTGATTGACGGCGTCGCACAATGTTCGATCAATCCGAAGATCAATCTGACTTACGAAGAAACCCTGCGCCACATCGTGCGCCAGGACCCGGACATCATCGTACTCGGTGAAATCCGCGACAAGTTTTCCGCGGATACCGCAATTCAGGCGGCCCTGACCGGCCACAAGGTGTTGACCACATTTCACACCGAGGACAGCATCGGCGGCTTGCTGCGGCTGCTGAACATGGAAATCGAGGCTTTTCTGATTTCTTCGACTGTAGTTTCGGTAGTCGCCCAGCGCCTGTTGCGCCGAGTGTGCCGGCATTGTGCCGAACCGTTCAAGCCTGACCCGGCTTTGCTGCGTCGGCTGAATGTGACGCCGGATGACATTGCCGGCGCTCAATTTTTGTTGGGCAAGGGCTGCGAAAAGTGCCGTTTTACCGGATACTCCGGCCGGGTATGCGTGTTCGAGCTTTTGTCGATGAACGAATTGGTCAAAGATGCGATATTGCAGCGCAAAACCTCCTACGAAATCCGGCGGGTGAGCCTGGAGACGGCGGGCTTGGTTACCCTGCTAGAGGATGGTTTGGTGAAAGCCGCCGCCGGTGCTACCTCGCTACAGGAAGTGATCCGCAATCTGCCGCGTTTTGGAAAACCCCGCCCTTTATACGAACTGCGCCGCTTGTTGGGCAGTCGATGA
- a CDS encoding HDOD domain-containing protein, translating into MSEKSLSELIDEAITSGASALPVFPRAVTELRLALQDENRSLDAIAKQLAMDASLASQILRVANSSFYAGLGSINTVKDALVRLGLPRIVQIATLVTQKGLFAAKDAATQQYMVKLWQHSVAVALGAEWLAKRLSFQTIAEEAFMAGLFHDIGELLLLRCLEDLAAKDLNLNLPADLQRELIIRQHESKGAWLLQEWNLPETYRTVAANHHQPATEHTGTVELLVRVADMVAYKLGIAPRPQPDLVISSSEEAGRLGLSEIMLAELEIALEDSLALSA; encoded by the coding sequence ATGAGTGAAAAATCGCTTTCCGAATTGATAGACGAGGCCATTACCTCGGGAGCCAGTGCCTTACCGGTATTTCCGCGGGCGGTAACCGAGCTGCGTTTGGCCTTGCAAGACGAAAATCGCTCGCTGGACGCGATTGCCAAACAATTGGCGATGGACGCCAGTTTAGCCAGCCAAATTTTGCGCGTTGCCAACTCGTCATTCTATGCCGGCTTGGGATCAATCAACACGGTCAAGGATGCTCTGGTCCGTTTGGGTTTGCCGCGCATCGTCCAGATTGCCACTTTGGTCACGCAGAAAGGCTTGTTTGCGGCAAAAGATGCCGCCACTCAGCAATACATGGTCAAACTTTGGCAGCATAGCGTTGCGGTGGCCTTGGGCGCCGAATGGCTGGCCAAGCGTTTGTCGTTCCAGACGATAGCGGAAGAAGCTTTCATGGCCGGCCTGTTTCACGACATTGGCGAACTGTTGCTGCTGCGCTGCTTGGAAGATCTGGCGGCCAAGGACCTCAATCTAAATTTACCTGCCGATTTGCAGCGAGAACTGATCATCCGCCAGCACGAGAGCAAAGGCGCATGGTTGCTGCAAGAATGGAATTTACCGGAAACCTATCGTACGGTTGCCGCCAATCATCATCAGCCAGCCACCGAACATACCGGCACAGTGGAACTGTTGGTGCGCGTAGCCGACATGGTCGCCTACAAACTGGGTATTGCGCCGCGGCCGCAGCCCGATCTGGTGATCTCCAGCAGCGAGGAAGCCGGTCGGCTCGGCCTGTCGGAGATTATGCTGGCCGAGCTGGAAATCGCGCTGGAAGATTCGCTGGCCTTGTCTGCCTGA